The stretch of DNA TAGCCCGAATGGCAACAAAGGTACTTCTTTCTCCCTGCATGGCTACCCGTTACGCCATGTACTGAAAACTCTTTACTGCCAACCGAAGGCTGAAAACTGCCAACTGTTTTTCGTACTTTTGTTTCTTTACACGAACTCAGTAATTCCTTTGAAAGAATACGGCAGCAGTATCCAAAAACTGGTTGACAACATGGTCAACATCGAAGATCGGGAGAAGCGAACCCGTTATGCGCACATCCTGGTCGAATTGATGCGGCAGATTCATCCCAATATGAAAGATGGGCAGGATTACTACAACAAGTTGTGGGACGACCTCTATATCATATCAGGATTTACGCTCGACGTCGATAGCCCCTACCCGCCCCCGTCGGAGGAGGCACTTGGCAAAAAGCCACAGCACGTTCCATATAATACGCATCCGCTCAAATTCAAGCACTTTGGTCAGAACGTTAACCTTCTGGCAGCCAAAGCCGTAGCACTTGAAGATGCCGACGAACGCCGGGCGTTTGTGTCGTATCTGGTTCGGCTGATGCGCAGCTTTTACCAGATATGGAACAAAGAATCCGTTGAGGAAGAAACTATTTATCAAAGCCTGATCGACATCTCGAACGGTAAGCTTGCCGATGATATTCAACTGATTCGCGAGCAGGGTTTGGTAGAATCGACCCCACGCGAACGGGCGGGCGAGGCCGTACAACCGCAGCGGCTCGGCAGCGGTAACTTCAACCGCCCAAATCAGGGCAACCGCACGAATCAGGGCAACAACCGCAATTTCCGCAACAACAATCAGGGTAATCGCAACAATCAGGGCAACAACCGCAATTTCCGCAACGGCGGTGGGCAGGGTAATTCGGGCAATAACCGCAACAATGACCGCCGGAGACGGTAATTTTTAAGTGATGAGCGATGAACGATGAGTGATGAGTTTGCTGACGCCAGTGTATTTCCTTTTGCGTCAGCAAACTCATCACTCATCGTTCATCGCTCATCACTAACAAATATTCATCATTTACAAGAATGGCTTCTTTCAAAATTACAGGTGGGCGTCGGCTCAAGGGTGAATTAATTCCACAGGGGGCAAAAAACGAAGCTCTCCAGATTCTTTGCGCCGTATTGCTGACCAAAGAACCCGTCACAATCCACAACATTCCAAACATTCGCGATGTCAATCAACTAATTGACCTGCTGGGCGACCTGGGTGTTTGGGTTACGAAAATTGGCGAAAGTTCGTACCGATTTCAGGCCAGTGATGTCAATTTAGACTACCTCGAAACCGATACCTACAAGCGCAAAGCTGCTGCCCTGCGCGGGTCGGTTATGTTGCTGGGGCCGATGCTGGCGCGGTTCAAAAAAGGCCGTATTCCACGTCCCGGTGGCGATAAAATCGGGCGTCGGCGGTTAGATACGCACTTCCTGGGTTTCGAGAAACTCGGTGCTCAGTTCAACTACGACCCCAACGACGGCGGTTATTATCAGGTTGATGCCAGCAATCTGCGCGGCACCTACATGCTGCTCGATGAAGCGTCGGTAACGGGTACGGCCAACGTGTTGATGGCCGCCGTAATGGCCGACGGAACCACCACCATTTACAATGCCGCCTGCGAGCCGTATCTGCAACAATTGAGCAAAATGCTGAATAGCATGGGCGCGAAAATTACCGGCGTCGGCTCAAATCTCCTCACCATCGAAGGCGTGTCGGAACTGAACGGCACCGAGCACACCATGCTGCCCGACATGATCGAGATCGGCTCGTTTATTGGCATGGCGGCTATGACACAGTCGGAGATTACGATCAAAAACTGCCGCATTCCTGAACTGGGCATCATTCCCGATCAGTTTCGGCGGTTGGGAATACAAATGGAGTTTCGGGGCGACGATATTCACATCCCGGCGCAGGAGCATTATCAGATCGAGAGCTTCCTAGACGGCGGTATGATGACCGTAGCCGACGCGCCCTGGCCCGGCTTCACGCCCGACCTGCTTAGCATTGTGCTTGTGACCGCCGTGCAGGCGCAGGGTACGCTGCTGATTCACCAGAAAATGTTTGAAAGCCGACTGTTCTTTGTCGACAAGCTTATCGACATGGGTGCGCAAATTATTCTCTGCGACCCGCACCGCGCTACGGTCGTGGGCCTGAACCGGCAGATTCCGCTAAAAGGCATCCGCATGTCATCGCCCGATATTCGGGCCGGGGTGGCTCTGCTCATCGCGGCAATGTCGGCGCAGGGCACAAGCATTATCGACAACATCGAGCAAATCGACCGGGGCTACCAGAACATCGACACCCGGCTCAACGCCATCGGTGCCGAGATTGTGCGGTTGTAATATATAGCCTGATGTTGTATTCCGCCCCATCCCGGTCAGCAATAAAAGTG from Spirosoma montaniterrae encodes:
- a CDS encoding DUF4290 domain-containing protein encodes the protein MKEYGSSIQKLVDNMVNIEDREKRTRYAHILVELMRQIHPNMKDGQDYYNKLWDDLYIISGFTLDVDSPYPPPSEEALGKKPQHVPYNTHPLKFKHFGQNVNLLAAKAVALEDADERRAFVSYLVRLMRSFYQIWNKESVEEETIYQSLIDISNGKLADDIQLIREQGLVESTPRERAGEAVQPQRLGSGNFNRPNQGNRTNQGNNRNFRNNNQGNRNNQGNNRNFRNGGGQGNSGNNRNNDRRRR
- the murA gene encoding UDP-N-acetylglucosamine 1-carboxyvinyltransferase, which gives rise to MASFKITGGRRLKGELIPQGAKNEALQILCAVLLTKEPVTIHNIPNIRDVNQLIDLLGDLGVWVTKIGESSYRFQASDVNLDYLETDTYKRKAAALRGSVMLLGPMLARFKKGRIPRPGGDKIGRRRLDTHFLGFEKLGAQFNYDPNDGGYYQVDASNLRGTYMLLDEASVTGTANVLMAAVMADGTTTIYNAACEPYLQQLSKMLNSMGAKITGVGSNLLTIEGVSELNGTEHTMLPDMIEIGSFIGMAAMTQSEITIKNCRIPELGIIPDQFRRLGIQMEFRGDDIHIPAQEHYQIESFLDGGMMTVADAPWPGFTPDLLSIVLVTAVQAQGTLLIHQKMFESRLFFVDKLIDMGAQIILCDPHRATVVGLNRQIPLKGIRMSSPDIRAGVALLIAAMSAQGTSIIDNIEQIDRGYQNIDTRLNAIGAEIVRL